TGCCAGGTGTTGCCATAAGATCCACTCCGCCAACAGGAAACTTTTCTACAAGCTTTGCGGCTTAACAGTATAGCCCCCTCCCAACCCTGCTTTCCCTCGGCGTCCAAACCTCAGCGCGTGTGGAGCGCCCTCTGTGCGCGAGGCTCGGGGGCCGGCAAGTGTGGGCAGCACTGTGCTCGCAGGGCTCCCAGGCATTCTGTCTTCCCAACCGCCCTCCTGCTAGTACCTCTTGttcctgttttacaaatgagactGGCGGTCGAAAAGAAAACCGGGCCGTGGGACAAGACACGTCCCTGTGGGTAACTGaccctgtgaccttgagcaagtcgcTAGCCCGGCGGGAGCTGAGCCTAAGTTCTCTGCCCCTTGGAACGCCGTCCCAGCTCTCGGTCACGAGAGCTCAGCCGCCCCTGGAAGTGGGTTTCCAGACCCCAAGCAGTGGTTGGCCCGACCTGCCCCCAGAGCCGGAGGGCGCGGGCAGGAGCGGGCACGAGCCAGCGTCCCGCCCTCGCCGCGGCGACCCCGGGGGCCGACGCCCGACTCGGGTCGGACTAACTACGGCGCCCGGGAAGGTTGTTCCGTGCCTCGCGAAGACGTCCGCTTCCGCCAATCACCGCTTGCGGCCCGCCCCCTCGTCGCCGGAAGCAGCCGTTGCCTCGAGCGACGACGACGTCCGGCTTTCCGAGTTGGCGGCGGGAAAGGCCATGAGTAAAGGCCGGGCGGACGCCGCGGCGGGAGGTAAGCGGGGCGGTGGGCGCGGGGGAGACCCGGGCGGGGGGGAACGGGAGAGGCGTTGGTTGGgtggcccccacccctgccgcgtGTCTTCGTAGCCCCTGGGATCCTCCTGAGGTACCTGCAGGAGCAGAACAGACCCTACAGCGCCCAGGACGTGTTCGGGAACCTGCAGCGGGAACACGGACTGGGCAAGGCGGTGAGGACCCTCTCCTGGGACTCCTCCCCTTGGGGCCCCTCGAATCAGTCCGGGCTGCTGCCCTCTCGGGGCTGCCATTCCAGCCGCGGGCTTCCTAAGGCTTGTCGGGCTGAAAATCCCGCCGCATTGCTCTGACTTCCCGCCGCCCTCCCCCGCCAGGCGGTGGTGAAGGCGCTGGAGCAGCTGGCCCAGCAAGGCAAAATCAAAGAGAAGATGTACGGCAAGCAGAAGATCTATTTTGCGGACCAGGTGAGGGAACCTGTGTAGATTATCACCCGTGTGACACCCCGACATTAGGTCAGCCAGTCTCTAGAATGAACTCTCTTCTGGGGAATTTGAGGCACCCCGTGAAACTCACTTGTCCTAGGTCATGAAAAGGGCCCCAGGCACCCTTTAAATCAGAGTGGGGACTCCCCTTGCTGTGACCTAGACTTAGCGAGACTTCCAGATTCGGGACAGCATAGATGACAGAAGATCCTGAATTGCTGCTGCCGAGATCCATTCCCTCTTGGAAGTTTCTTTTTCCCAGTCATCTAGATTAGAACCTCCACCTGCCACAAGATTcgccttcttcccccacccctcactcccaACACAGGTAACGCTGATTTTGTATCTCTGGGCCAGCCCACCACTTGGATGCCTTCTAGACCTTTCTGAGTCAGTATTACTACTGCTAAGGTAGATTGCCTCATCCCCCCAAATGGGCACctctccctacttctccctcagTGGAGTCATGCTTCACCCAACCTAGAGACTGGGGagcccctcttctctcttccccagtGCCCTGTTGGTTTTCCCCCTTCCTGACTCGGCCTGTCCTTTCCATCTGCATGTCCTGATACCCTCCTAGCATCAGCTGGCCTCAGATGTCTTCAGCACTGCAGCCAGAGTGGTCTGCCTGGGTGCCCAGCGAGTGCCATTGCCCGACTTCAAACTCGCGCTCCCTAGAGTAGGGAAAAGGTACTAGGGAGACCCGGCCCCCGTGCCTCACTGTCCCTTCTCGGTCCACTTACCAGGACTAGAACATGTAGATGAGTTTTACTCCTGTGTCCTTCTTCTCCCTGGAGTTTAAAAAACCCTTCTTCCTATTCTGCCTCTTTGCTCAGCTAACTCTTGCTCATCCTGTAGGATTCCCCTCAGGGATCACCTCCAGAGACCTTCCCTGAATTCTCTGATCGCCTCTTCTGCAGGCGCTCGCTTCTTTGAGGGACGCGCTTGTCTTACGCGTCTCCTCGCTGGACCGCAGCTCTTCCAAGGCAGGCCCCACTTCTCACCCGTATTCCTTTGCTCAGCACCCCCACCCCGGAAGCTAACATCTCGTAGACACCAAATACTAGTTTCACTGAACCGAACCACCACCAAGTTTTCCTAAAACCGGTTTCATTATGTGATAACACCAGATTCCTTAAGGGAGAATTTTGCAGATTTtcttctgtaaagagccagaccCTTAATATTTCAGGGTTTTGCGGGCCAGATGGTCTCTTGTCCCAGGTACACAAGCTGTCACAAGCCCTCGTGACTGCCACTGGAGAGCAAAAGCCGCCCGAGACTTGTGAAGGCACAGGCATGGCTGTGTTTCAGTCGGTGTTTGTTTTCAGAACTCCGGGTCTGGCAGGATCTGGCGCGCAGGCTGTAGTTTGCTGCCTGCGGCTCTAAGGGTTTGCCTTGCCTTAATGTAGAGGCCACAACGCGCAGGCTGGCGTTCCTCTTCTCCCTAATGTGCTCCCCGTTGTTGCCGACAAGACCCCCACGGAGCCCATCCCCGAGGATGGTAGCAGCTGGTCCCTCGGGGTTGGCTGCTTCAGGCTTCAGGCTTGTCCCTTCAGTACTgcccctgcctctgtccccatcCCTGTTCTTCCTGTTGTGGGAACGTGTACTTCAGATATCCCTACCTTTGGGAGAATGTTCCTTTACTCCTTTAGCCCAATGAGCGATCTTAGCACTAACTGAGATCTCCGCCCTGTTAGTATATCCTGCCAGCCTTGATGCCCCTTGAGGACAGGCGCGAGGTTTCACTTCTCGATCATACCTTGTTGTTAGCTGGGACCAGTACTAAACTGAGTGGTTTCTCACAGCCCCTCTGGAGGGCTGGGGAGCCCCACAGTCTTGCATGTATGTgatgctgcccccaccccaaatgAGGCTCCCCTCCCGTGCCTCACATCAGCCCCCTTGTTTTTCCTCACCTCTGGCAGGACCAGTTTGCCATGGTGAGTGACGCTGACCTCCAAGGCCTGGATGCCAAAATCGTGGCCCTCACTGCTAAGGTGCAGAGCTTACAGCAGAGCTGCCGCCACATGGAGGCTGGTAGGACTGAGCAGCCCCCAAGGGTGCCCCTAGGGTCAGGGTCAGTCTAGAGGTCAGGGATTATGGAGTGAACGGTTTGCTGGCTGCAGTGTTGTCCCACGGCAGTGGCTCTCTGCTGGGCTGCCACAGGCATCGTATCAGAAGAGAGAACGGCTAATGGCCTTTGAATGTGAGTGGGCAGGACATGCGTTTGCTTTCCCTAACACCCTCAGCCCCTGGGCCCACACTCCCTCGGTGCCGGCTTCTCTGACTGGCTACAGGAACAGTCTGTGCAACCTCGCTTTCCCACTGCTGGTagatggaggaggagagaaaacaggaaTAAACTGGTAATTCTATAAGCCTTCATCTCTGCTGAGCAGTTCCAGAATGTGGAACTCATTCTGGACCCTGTGTGTAGAACGAGACCTCAGGGAGCACCCGCTGGGAAAGCCCCAGCCTCGGGGTAAGGAGTGACCCAGGGGAGCTGTGGTTTCAGAGCTGAAGGAGTTAACTAGTGCCCTGACCACACCGGAGATGCAGAAAGAGATCCAGGAGTTGAAGAAGGAGTGTGCTGGCTACAGAGAGAGACTGAAGAATATTAAAGCAGCCACCAACCACGTGACTccagaagagaaagagcaggtgAGCTGGGAGCGCGGGCTGGGTGAGGCGGCGCAGCCTCGGTGGGGCTGAGGGGTTTCCCTGAGGCAGCTGTTTCCCTGCCCAGGTgtacagggagaggcagaagtacTGCAAGGAGTGGAGGAAGCGGAAGAGGATGGTGAGTGAGCATGCGCCGGGCAGGCCGGAGAAACGGCAGGAGAACCCGACAGCGCGGCCCCTCCAGGCGGTGCTGCCCGCCTGAAAAGGGGTGGTTTTGTTTCCTGTCAGGCAACAGAGCTGTCTGATGCCATTCTGGAAGGATACCCCAAGAGCAAGAAGCAGTTCTTTGTAAGTGATTCTCTCTCCCGTCCCCGCTCCCCTGGGTGCTGGGTCCAAGGAGCGCTCACTCACTTGTCTCCCTGCCCCAGGAGGAAGTCGGGATAGAGACAGATGAGGATCACAACGTGAAGCTCCCAGACCCTTGAGGGGTCCCCGGGCAGGACCCGGGGGGGGGGATGGAAAGAGAGGTCCCGCACTGGTTGGCTCCTCCTGGTTGGCTTCTGTGTTTGTTCCTGCTGCTGTCTTTGGGCAGagcagctgggagaggggcaggagccaGAGTATGGGGCGCAGGGAGTGAGCGAGCCCACAGCCGACAGGCTCAGGTGCCAGGTGCGTTTTACTGGCTACATTCCAGTTGCTTGAACTGAACGCTCCAACTGGAAACAACGCTAAAGGAAAGCATTTGGCAGTATTTATTGTAATACAGtttgatataaaaatacttaaatttccTCTGGATAACCAAACCTCGCAGATgtcaaccctgcagaaggctacAGAGTAGAGACAGGAAACTATATAGCATTCAAGGAGCCCGAGTCCTTACCCAGGACTTCTTGGAGCTCTGTACCCCAGGAGGCCTTTAAATACCTTCTCTACCCCTTCACTCTGACCCCAAGTCCTGGGAGAGATGCAGGCAGCACAGGGACCGAGACCCAGATACACTTGACAGGAAGGGTGGGAGTGGTTCTGAGGCCcagtttgttttccaaaattgtAAGTTTAGCAAAACTGCACTGTTGgtgtttatttagaaaattaaaaaaagaaaaaaaaactattaccaTGTAGTGCTGTGTGTCACACTTGACTTCTCTGTGCTGTGCTCCTGCCTGTGGACACATAGGGAGCAGGAGCACACAGGAAGGCCGCTTCCCTCTAGCACCCAGAGCAGGATAAGAGAGGCGATAGAGTAGCAGGTGAGGGCAGGATCCTGGCAGCCCTGCCCAGAGCTGGCTGGCAGAGCCCGGGTCCCACCTTGGGCCCACCAGGGAGCCCTAGCCCAGGTACTAGGTAGCCTGTCACACTTCATGGCTGTGAGAGTATTTCctcgtgttcctttctttctgtccaaCTACTGCCAAAATGGCCAAACTTGGGCCAGGTGTTGCCCAAATCTGGTCCAAGAGACCAAACCAAATGCAAATAGTAGCTCCCAGATATGTGTAGATCTGGAGCAAAAATCTGAGGCTTAGAAGAGGAGAGGACGGGAGCTCTTGGGGATGCCCAGAGCAGACCCCCACCCTGAGGATTTTtacagggagaggggaaagacaAGAGGCTCGAGTTTTGTGgtcaatataataaattaaagcTTTCACAAAACAAATACCCCAGCCCCACTGAGGATGAGGGGTGTCGGGGAACCAAATGCTGGGAACCAGGGAACCTGTGGGCAGCATCGAGTCTGATCTCAGAAGGCCAGCGGCTCTGTGGCCAAGCAGGAGACTTGGGCCTCTCGCTGGCTCTTCTGTGGGTTCGGGGCGCTGGTCATTAGAGCTGGTTCTTCAGCTGGTGCAGGACACCAATCACGATTTCCCGGAGGGTCtggtgggggcagcagagggaggcaTGGGTGACGCTCAGGCAAGGACAGAGCGCGGGCTCTGTGACCTGTGCCTACACAAGGCGCACTCTTTAGAATGCAACAGAAAAAGCCCCTGAGCTGCACTGCTATCTGCAGTTTACTCTGAAATGTCCCTGCGAGAGcacaggggaagggatggaggcACGGCCGGCCGGCTATGTGGAAAAGCAAATGCAAGAAATGGAAacggcaaaaaaaaagaaaaaagaaatggaaacggCAGCATTTAGGTGTGGGCTTGGGAGCGTTCGGGACATACTATGCTTCAAGTGTTCCCAGAAAATGTCAGGAAACAAAAAAGTGGGACTCTGCGGATGCAAGTCAAGCCTCAGGAAAGGCAACCAGGCCTCAGGAGCACAAGCCTCCAGCGACAGCATTCACACGCTGCCCCATTACAAAGAACACAAGCCCCGGGCCAGACTACTCCCACGGGCCTGGGGGTGACGGCCAGCAATCTTCCACATGGCCGAGTGAATCTGCTGCCGCAGTGAGGGCAACACGCTAGGCAACCACACGTGGGCTGAGAAGGGCCAGGGTTAGGCCCATGGGACTTAAGTGCCTGATCAGTCCTGCCAAATGAAACCTTATAGGAAAATCTGGGCTaagaagcagaagagggagacaCCCCCAAGAAACCTGAAAGCTGCTGCCCTCCTCCTCTGGACAAATTCACACTTGGGCCACTTTGCCCGGAGGAAtgtacccccccacacacaccccacaatcACAGCTACCCCGTACCTGAGGCTTACAATGCTCCTCAATCCAGCTGAAGACACAGGCTGACAGCTCCTGGAAGCTGGCCACGGAGATGGAGGCATTGAAGGACTGGAACAGGGAGTCCATGATGCCTTGAAACACATTGAACTTGACCTGGTCAGAGACCTGGTCTTCCCCCTCATGGGGGTTGTCCTGGTGTGCCTTCACAATCTGCTCGTAGTTCCTGAAATCGAGGAGTGGACAGGGCTCAGGTGCCCGAGGTTCTCCCCCAGGAAGGGGCTCCTGGAGAGCTGCTGCGAGGTAGTTCACATCAGCCAGACACTGCTCCGGGACAGAAATGGTGACCCCCCCCTCTTCCCACCCTTCCCTTCATGAAGCCCACAGGCACTTCGAGAACGTGCTGTGCGTTAGGGACAAGGGGGTACAGAGTCTGGCCTCCAAGCGGCCACCTAAGGGAGTGAGAGGATTATCTGGCCTATAGTATCTGATGTGGCCTTTGAGAGGAAGGTATGAACTGAGGTCTGCCCAAGTCCCCTCAGAAGCCCTGGTTCCCCCAGCTCAGTGTCACCCTTACACTTTCATGATCTTCAGGGCTGTGACATCCTTGCGTAGCATGGAcacttcctcctcctgctttttcttctccttgtgCAAAAACTGGATGTAGTCAatggctggggtgggtgggggtgggcacagaGGAAGTCTCAACCAGAAGGACAAGGCTGACTTTgtctccccccccgccccgtcccacTCCCCACCTGCCCCACAACCACCACCCAACCAGGGCCAGGCCGAGAGTGGGTAGAAGGCTCTGGCCTCTTCACTGCCCTGCTGGCCCCAACCACTCCCAGGGCTCTCCCTGGTCATACTCTTCTGTAGAACGATGGCTTTGCTGAGCTTCTGGGAACCAATGGAGAAGTCCTGCTGCTGGCAAGTGGGGACGATTGTCTGAAGGTCATCATAGCCTCTCTGTGGAGACATCAGTGGAAACAAGGCTTCCTTTAACTCTGCAGATTAAGGCAAACTCGCACCAAGCTTTCTCTTCAAGAACTGAGTTCCATGCTCGAAACTCAAACGGGTGGGGGTGCTGGAAGGAGAGTGTTCTCATCCAGAGACTAGATTAGCTGCCCGCAAGGATGCCTGGGGCTGTCCGATGAGGTCGGGGCAGAGCAAATCAAATGTAACAGGCCTTCCCGCGCTGGCTGAGCTGCAGGCCCCCCAGTCACCTTGATGGCATCTCTCCTCTTCTGCTCAGCCTGCGTGTGTGCTCGCCGCCGCCGGTCCTTGTAGGACTCCTTGTAGGACTCCTGGTGGTAATCGCTGTCCTCGTCATCTACGCTCAAAGTTGGGGGCGGGAAGAGGTCATTTTGAGGCCCAGTGGGGCCCAGCTCACCAACCGTGCCCCACTGGGTAAGAAAAAACTGGTACCTAGAGACAGCAAATGGACAGAACAACCTAAGGTCCTAGATGaggtgagagacagtgagagcctGTGTCTATCACTAGGCTTCCAACACCCCCATGTGGGTGACTGGAGCTTCCTGTCTGGGAAATACACTAAAATGATGGTGTAACTGAGTCCCCCCAGGTTGGGGCATGTTGCTGCCTACCTGTATTGGGGACGGAAGAGGCACTGGTGGAACCGATGCTATTAGCTCTGGACACTACACTCCCCTTTCGGGTACTTTCTACAAAAAGCCCTGGAAAAGAGAGGTCCCAATCACTAAGGAGTAAGGCAGGGGAACACTATATAAGACCCTGAGAAACCTGTGGGTACAGTGGCTTCCTGATCCTTAAATCTGACCTCTCCCTTTCAACCCAAAAGCCATTCATACTGGGGCACCCATTTCCTGTTTGTGCCATGCTGCAATGCTCCTGTCCCTGATGTCCACACTGCTCCATGGGCCTGTAATGGTACCACTGGTTCACAAAATGGCATCTGGGCACAATGAGGGTGAGAGAGCGGCCAGCTATCACTACTGTCATCACCTCCCTGCTTCAGAGCAGAGGGAACCAGGTGTACCCTTATGCTTCCTGCCCCGGTCCTGCAGCTCCTCCCTGTCTCAGGGCAGGAACTCGGCTCAGGGACAGTGGACTGTGCTCAGGTGTGGCTTGCAAGACCACGGGAATCTTCTATAAGGCTGCAGCGGGAGCGTCATGGGGGAGCTGGAGACAGTGGGGAGGCACTCACCGGGGTCCAGACTGTTGTCGCTGTAGGCGTATTCCACCTGCAGCACCAAGCAAAGGAAGCTCATCAGACCTCGGCCCAGGGTCCACACCTCCTTTTactgcgcgcgcgcgcacactcACACATCCTACCTACACCAGCCCCTAAGGTATGCAGACAATTTCAGGATGCGcgcgtgcgcgcacgcacacacactcttCCCCCTGGGGTGCGCAGGCGACTGCAGGACTGCCCCGGGAGCCAAGAGCGGATAGGCCATAGGAGCGCCTCCCCTCCGCAGGACCCCGTCTGCCCCTACCCACGCTCCAgcacctccccagcccccaaaccCTGCCCCCCCCAACACTCGTGTACACACGCGTCACTTGTCTCCCCACCTTGGCACGCGCGGGGTGAGAGCTGTCTTCTCTGCAGCCCCGGGGCCCGGAGGGCGGGGGGACCTTTGGGGACTGCAAGGAATCCCCTCGTCTTCCGGCCCCCCCACGTGCACGAGCCCGACCCGCCCTCCCCTCGCCGGCGTGCGCGCCCGCGGGGCTTGCCTTGACCCAGGGGTCGTCCGGAGAGGCGCCCGGCTCTGTCATCTCCGACCCACCAAACGGAAACCAGCCCACGGGCGGGCCCCCTGCTGCGAGGAAGAGGCGAGGCGCATCCACGTGACCCAAACCCACCAACCCAAGAACGGGAGGCGGAGGGCGGAGCGAGCGCATGCGCAGCCCAGAAACACGGAACCGGTGGCGTCGGAGCGGGAACAGGTAGCGTTTCTGCTGCCGCGACGTGAAtcattctgtaaaatggggtccCCTCAAAAGGCTCGTCCAGTGTCACCGACAGTCTTGTGCACGGGCTGTGCGAACCCAGGCGGCTCTCGGGGCGCgtgtcccagccctgccctgcaggGGGCCTGGAAGGTGCAGACTTGGCCACCTGGGCAGACCCTGTGTGGCACCTCTGCCTGGCTAGCTTCGAAAGCCAAGCTCTTAACCACTGCACTCCGAGGTTCCGGCTCAAGGCTCCCCAAGATACCCAGAGGCATTGGGGCAGGAAGCAGACACCACACAGGCAACACCCTGCAACATTCATCTTTAATTCTGTTACAAGTTCCCAGTGTTTGCCCTGGCCACGGACAGCTGTAGATATCACACGCTGTGGGCAAGAGTAGGCACAGAATGCCAGAGAGGCCTGCTTCCCCAAGTGCTACAACCTCAGTGATGGCCAAAGGCCAGCCAGCAAGCTCCATAAGGCTCCGCATGCCCACCAGGCCTGGCCCTGCGCTCCCCAGTTTGGCTCAGAGCCCTCTAGGCCCAACCAGGATGAGCACGGAGGCCCCCATTCCTCCTCACCACTGAATCTCTGGGCAGCTCCAAGGGCCACTCTGGCCCCACAGAGAACTCAATGTCAGCCACAGGCCTCACAGCATCTGGGGGATGCGCTTCTGCAGGAGAGCCCAGGCTTTCTCCACCTTTGAGCAGGCCAGAAAGTTtggaggaagagaggacaggGTCAGGCAGGCACCCAGCAGAGACCACTTCCCCACAACCCAGCCCTTCCCTCAGCACCAACCTGGCGTTGGGTGACATGCGGTTCCCATAAGGTGCTCAGCACCACGTGGCTCTGGTCCACGAGTTGCTGCCCACTCATCTGGCTCTGCAACCGGCTCTGAGCTGCAGCCTCACTTAGGCCATCCCTCTCCACGATGCGTCGTATGGCCTTGGCACAGACAAGGCATAGGTCAGCCCACTGGCTCAGAGCAGGCTGCGATCTGCAGTGGGGACAGGGTGGGAGATGGGGTCCAGATACCTCAGTCTCAGGAATGACAACGGTCCACACCTCATGCACCATGTCCTGCCAGCCGGCTTCAAGCAGCATAGCAGCATCGATCACACACACGTGCTTTCCTGTGGGGAGACCGCAGTCACCGGTGGCAGCATACCGCCACTTACCAACAGAGAGCCAGTGAGGCCTAGTCCCGAGGAAAGTGGAGGGTCTGCCTTGGGGTGGGGAAGCTCCCAGGAGGAGAACTGGCTTGATGTCCCCCTTGGCTGCTCCCCTTATCCCTCCCACTCACCCTCAGCCATAGCGTGCTCCATCTCCTCTCGCGCCAGCCTTGCGATAACTGGCCACATGATATCCGTGAGTATCTTCAGCTGCTTCTGAGGAGGAGAACAGAGGAAGTAGACAGTTTACCTTCCCTCAGTGACGGAGTCAGCCCGAGGGAGGAGGTGACTGGGAACAGATGAGTGGAAAGTGGCACTCTGAACCAGAGCAGAGAGGTCCACTGGGTCCCAACTTCTGCGTCTAGTAGTAGCTGAGGAACCCTTGAAGAAGAGTATGTTTACCTTGTTCCCAAACACCCGGCTGCCTAGGACCTTCCTGTTGATAATGCCATCTTTATGGAGAATATCTGGACAACAGAGACAGGGGACTGGGCAAGGAGGCCAGGCCGACTCCTCCCTTCGGGCCACTTGCAGCCCTCCCCAGGTATTACCT
This region of Mustela lutreola isolate mMusLut2 chromosome 15, mMusLut2.pri, whole genome shotgun sequence genomic DNA includes:
- the MLX gene encoding max-like protein X isoform X2; amino-acid sequence: MNVAGCCLCGVCFLPQCLWVSWGALSRNLGVQWLRAWLSKLARQRCHTGSAQVAKSAPSRPPAGQGWDTRPESRLGSHSPCTRLSVTLDEPFEGTPFYRMIHVAAAETLPVPAPTPPVPCFWAAHALAPPSASRSWVGGFGSRGCASPLPRSRGPARGLVSVWWVGDDRAGRLSGRPLGQGGIRLQRQQSGPRYQFFLTQWGTVGELGPTGPQNDLFPPPTLSVDDEDSDYHQESYKESYKDRRRRAHTQAEQKRRDAIKRGYDDLQTIVPTCQQQDFSIGSQKLSKAIVLQKTIDYIQFLHKEKKKQEEEVSMLRKDVTALKIMKVHHGLPVPVLQCLHLRGQLPGAVSLCLQLD
- the MLX gene encoding max-like protein X isoform X4, with translation MTEPGASPDDPWVKVEYAYSDNSLDPGLFVESTRKGSVVSRANSIGSTSASSVPNTDDEDSDYHQESYKESYKDRRRRAHTQAEQKRRDAIKRGYDDLQTIVPTCQQQDFSIGSQKLSKAIVLQKTIDYIQFLHKEKKKQEEEVSMLRKDVTALKIMKVNYEQIVKAHQDNPHEGEDQVSDQVKFNVFQGIMDSLFQSFNASISVASFQELSACVFSWIEEHCKPQTLREIVIGVLHQLKNQL
- the MLX gene encoding max-like protein X isoform X1, with amino-acid sequence MIHVAAAETLPVPAPTPPVPCFWAAHALAPPSASRSWVGGFGSRGCASPLPRSRGPARGLVSVWWVGDDRAGRLSGRPLGQGGIRLQRQQSGPRYQFFLTQWGTVGELGPTGPQNDLFPPPTLSVDDEDSDYHQESYKESYKDRRRRAHTQAEQKRRDAIKRGYDDLQTIVPTCQQQDFSIGSQKLSKAIVLQKTIDYIQFLHKEKKKQEEEVSMLRKDVTALKIMKVNYEQIVKAHQDNPHEGEDQVSDQVKFNVFQGIMDSLFQSFNASISVASFQELSACVFSWIEEHCKPQTLREIVIGVLHQLKNQL
- the MLX gene encoding max-like protein X isoform X3, whose product is MTEPGASPDDPWVKASPAGAHAGEGRAGRARARGGAGRRGDSLQSPKVPPPSGPRGCREDSSHPARAKVEYAYSDNSLDPGLFVESTRKGSVVSRANSIGSTSASSVPNTDDEDSDYHQESYKESYKDRRRRAHTQAEQKRRDAIKRGYDDLQTIVPTCQQQDFSIGSQKLSKAIVLQKTIDYIQFLHKEKKKQEEEVSMLRKDVTALKIMKVNYEQIVKAHQDNPHEGEDQVSDQVKFNVFQGIMDSLFQSFNASISVASFQELSACVFSWIEEHCKPQTLREIVIGVLHQLKNQL
- the MLX gene encoding max-like protein X isoform X5: MTEPGASPDDPWVKVEYAYSDNSLDPDDEDSDYHQESYKESYKDRRRRAHTQAEQKRRDAIKRGYDDLQTIVPTCQQQDFSIGSQKLSKAIVLQKTIDYIQFLHKEKKKQEEEVSMLRKDVTALKIMKVNYEQIVKAHQDNPHEGEDQVSDQVKFNVFQGIMDSLFQSFNASISVASFQELSACVFSWIEEHCKPQTLREIVIGVLHQLKNQL
- the PSMC3IP gene encoding homologous-pairing protein 2 homolog; its protein translation is MSKGRADAAAGAPGILLRYLQEQNRPYSAQDVFGNLQREHGLGKAAVVKALEQLAQQGKIKEKMYGKQKIYFADQDQFAMVSDADLQGLDAKIVALTAKVQSLQQSCRHMEAELKELTSALTTPEMQKEIQELKKECAGYRERLKNIKAATNHVTPEEKEQVYRERQKYCKEWRKRKRMATELSDAILEGYPKSKKQFFEEVGIETDEDHNVKLPDP